The following coding sequences are from one Desulfosporosinus orientis DSM 765 window:
- a CDS encoding acyl-CoA thioesterase, with protein MGLSAKTNLRVRYAETDKMGIVYHANYIVWFEVGRSALFRELNLPYTEFEKQGLGLAVIDANCRYRKPAQYDDEITIVTEIISMSARSITFSYRIIREKTLLAEGKTVHVFVNKEGKLTNVKSYEIWQDLQPIIEQQGHLQKNL; from the coding sequence ATGGGATTGTCTGCAAAAACAAACTTACGTGTCCGCTATGCCGAAACGGATAAGATGGGAATTGTTTATCATGCCAATTATATCGTCTGGTTTGAGGTTGGCAGATCGGCATTGTTCAGAGAGTTAAACTTACCCTATACTGAGTTTGAGAAACAAGGTCTTGGTCTGGCTGTAATTGATGCAAATTGCCGCTACCGCAAGCCTGCTCAATATGACGACGAAATCACCATAGTTACAGAAATTATCTCAATGTCTGCCCGAAGCATTACGTTTTCTTATCGCATTATTCGAGAGAAAACGCTATTAGCTGAAGGAAAGACCGTTCATGTCTTTGTTAACAAGGAAGGAAAGCTTACAAATGTAAAAAGTTATGAAATATGGCAGGATTTGCAGCCGATTATTGAACAACAAGGGCATTTGCAGAAGAATTTATAA
- a CDS encoding DegV family protein, with product MSFKVLVDSSSDIPKNKAASAGIITVPMPVTIDGKTYLEGIDLQTEDFYAQFASFKELPKTSQPNLNMLLEHYEQVLAEGHEVVAIHLSSGLSSTVATAKMISETTSAPDRVHVIDSLGASFGYGLLALLAQDIVQSAASWEEAEAKILQCRKSMRYIFTLDTLEYLVMGGRVSKSAGFIGGLLDVKPVLHITSEGHIEPFAKVRTRRAAIRKLVDIMEQEIQHPEEQVIGISHSACLNEANLLAQEIRERLKVKDIWISEIGCVIGSHTGPGTLALFYRV from the coding sequence ATGTCCTTCAAAGTACTTGTTGATAGCTCATCCGATATTCCTAAGAATAAAGCTGCTTCAGCCGGTATTATAACCGTTCCCATGCCTGTAACTATTGATGGAAAGACCTATTTAGAAGGGATTGACTTACAAACTGAGGATTTTTATGCTCAGTTCGCTAGTTTTAAAGAATTGCCTAAAACGTCACAACCTAATTTGAATATGCTCTTAGAACATTATGAACAAGTTTTAGCGGAAGGGCATGAGGTGGTTGCCATCCATCTCTCATCGGGTCTGAGTTCCACTGTGGCAACGGCCAAAATGATTAGTGAGACGACCTCGGCACCGGATCGGGTCCATGTCATCGATAGTTTAGGGGCTTCGTTTGGCTATGGGTTGTTAGCTCTTTTAGCTCAAGATATTGTCCAATCAGCTGCATCCTGGGAAGAAGCCGAGGCAAAGATTCTCCAATGCCGTAAATCCATGCGCTATATTTTTACTCTTGATACCCTGGAATACCTGGTTATGGGTGGCCGGGTCAGCAAATCAGCCGGGTTTATTGGCGGATTATTGGATGTCAAACCTGTGCTGCATATCACTTCCGAAGGACATATTGAACCCTTCGCTAAAGTTCGGACCCGACGAGCAGCTATTCGCAAACTCGTTGATATTATGGAACAGGAAATCCAACACCCCGAGGAGCAAGTTATTGGTATTTCCCATTCAGCTTGCTTAAATGAAGCGAATCTTTTAGCTCAAGAAATTCGCGAACGTCTAAAGGTAAAAGACATCTGGATCAGCGAAATCGGCTGTGTTATCGGAAGTCATACCGGACCGGGGACTTTAGCTCTTTTCTACAGAGTTTGA
- a CDS encoding DUF896 domain-containing protein — MSISPIKLFIERINELSRKQRSIGLEEWEHAEQEALRQEYLTYIREQVKVSLSTMQAEESSPLQ, encoded by the coding sequence TTGAGCATATCACCTATCAAGCTTTTTATTGAACGAATTAATGAATTATCTCGAAAGCAAAGAAGCATTGGTTTAGAAGAATGGGAGCATGCTGAACAAGAAGCATTGCGTCAGGAATATTTAACCTATATTCGTGAACAAGTCAAAGTATCTCTGAGTACTATGCAGGCAGAAGAGAGTTCTCCTCTGCAATAG